The Nitrosopumilus sp. genome segment CTCTTGGTGTAAGTGGTACAATGGTTGCAGTTGACTGGGATTCTTGTGTTGCAGACGGTGCATGCATTGAGGCTTGTCCTGTACAAGTTTTTCAATGGTATAGAACCGAAAAAGATATTCCGGCAAAAGATGTTGTTGGTCAAACTTTTGAAGGTACAGGAAGCTCAGTAAAAGATGAACGAAAAGATCTTACAGACAAAGCAGATCCAATCAGAGAACATGATTGTATTTGGTGTATGGCATGTGTTTCTGTTTGTCCTCCACAAGCAATCAAGGTAGATCAATCAAACTTGGAAGCTCATGAAAAAGCAGCTGGAACTTACACAAAGATGGAAGCTGGTTCTGAGAATCCTCACGCACACGATTAGAAAATTATTTTCTTTTCTTTATTTATTGCAAATTTTTTTGTTCCCAAATCAACGATCTATTTTGTTTAGTCGTGACTAATTTTGTTTAGCTTTAAATATTATTTGAAACTAGTTCCAACATGCCAATAGATGAGAAATTTGTTGAAAATCTAGAAGTTGTTGGAAAAACAAGCCACAGTGACGGTGAAAATAAACACTTTATCTGGGGTAAAGGCAGAACCGATGGTAATGCATTTTCAAATGCTGAAGTAAAAGCAGCATATGAGGCACGCGGTGAAGAACAAGTTCCACTTGGAATTCACGGAACAACTGTCGCAGTAGACTGGGATGATTGTACCGCACAAGGTTCTTGCATGAGTGTTTGTCCAGTACAAACTTTCCAATGGTATAGAACAGAAAAAGACATTCCAGCAGCAGACTGCTTGAATGCAACTTTTGATGGAACTGGAAAGACTGAACAAGACGAACGTCTAGATTATACAGATAAGTCACAACCAATTAGAGAACACGATTGTACACAATGTATGGCTTGCCAAGAGGCATGTCCTGAAAAGGCAATCTTGATTGAACCATCTTACTTAGAGTACCACGAAAAAGCAGATGGTAGCTATGTAAAAATGGAATCTGGTTCTGCAAATCCACACGCACACGATTAAAGAAATTTTTTCTTTTTTCTTCTTTTTAATTTTTTATTTAGGGAATCCTCAACAAATTTTAATCAGTTATCTTCAACAATTTTCGCAGAGGTCGCCTAGCTCGGTAGGGCGCGGGCCTTGAGAGCCTGTGTGCGCAAGCATACGGGGGTTCAAATCCCTCTCTCTGCGCTTTTACTTTTCTATTCTTGCTAATTCTGCTAACATTGCAGATAGTTGAATTTCTGAATTTGCTCCAACTAAAATTCTATAATCATATTTTGCAATTATTTCTAAAATATCAGCTAGTTTTTCATGCTTTGATTTGAAAACTGCAGAATTGATGTATTTGAGAAAATCTGATTCTGACATTCCATATACTTTGATTAGTTCTATCATCTTCTCTCTTGCTTCTGGAACTTTTCCAGCTAGTGCTATCTTTAGAACTTCATCAACATCGCTAGTTTTTGTAAGCCCAGCTGATGCTTTGACATGCTCTTCTGTGATAGCACCAAGACTTGCAGTTGCTTGCAATAAATTAATGGCATGTCTCAAATCTCCTTCTGAATAATCATAAATTGCCTTCAATCCCTTTTTATCTGACTTTACTTTCTCTTTTTTTGCAATCTCTTCTAGTCTGGTAATGACATCCTCTTGAGGAATTGATGTAAATTTGAAGGTTGCACACCTACTCTGAATAGGATCTATTATTTTTGAGATATTGTTTGCAATTAAAATAAATCTGCAAATCTTTGCAGTGTCTTCAATAATTCTTCTTAATGCAGTCTGCGCGTCTGCAGTCATCTCGTCGGCTTCATCTAAAATTATAATCTTAAATG includes the following:
- a CDS encoding ferredoxin family protein codes for the protein MPIAENFPEGLKPIGKIMNADGQFHFMWGPGKKTNTDGSPAEVFADADVVAAYAARGEEQVPLGVSGTMVAVDWDSCVADGACIEACPVQVFQWYRTEKDIPAKDVVGQTFEGTGSSVKDERKDLTDKADPIREHDCIWCMACVSVCPPQAIKVDQSNLEAHEKAAGTYTKMEAGSENPHAHD
- a CDS encoding replication factor C small subunit; translation: MSVTGMWVEKYRPTKLSEIVNQTEIIGSLESLIKDPTDMPHLMFSGSAGVGKTTAAMCISRQILGENAKDYTLELNASDERGIGMVREKVKKFSRFAGMGDVPFKIIILDEADEMTADAQTALRRIIEDTAKICRFILIANNISKIIDPIQSRCATFKFTSIPQEDVITRLEEIAKKEKVKSDKKGLKAIYDYSEGDLRHAINLLQATASLGAITEEHVKASAGLTKTSDVDEVLKIALAGKVPEAREKMIELIKVYGMSESDFLKYINSAVFKSKHEKLADILEIIAKYDYRILVGANSEIQLSAMLAELARIEK
- a CDS encoding ferredoxin family protein, whose amino-acid sequence is MPIDEKFVENLEVVGKTSHSDGENKHFIWGKGRTDGNAFSNAEVKAAYEARGEEQVPLGIHGTTVAVDWDDCTAQGSCMSVCPVQTFQWYRTEKDIPAADCLNATFDGTGKTEQDERLDYTDKSQPIREHDCTQCMACQEACPEKAILIEPSYLEYHEKADGSYVKMESGSANPHAHD